In Tautonia rosea, the genomic window ACGCCCTCAGCTTGGCTCACGAACCCGACACGATTGAGAGAGACTTGGAGCAATGATCAAGACGACCTGGACCCTCGCGGCCGCCCTGATCCTGACCCTCGCCCCCGCAATTCCCACCGAGGCACTCGCCACGGAACGATGCGACGCATCCGTTCCACTTCGTGATGATGCCCTTGGATTTGCGGTGCTTGAAATTCTCCCCGACCACACTCCCTGGACCGAACCGGAACCCGAGCCGGAACCCGAGGCATCGCTCCCGGCTGCAGACCAAGGCTACGGCGACCCTTACGGATTCTCCGCCATCATCAATAACTACCGAGCCTCGGCCGGACTGCCCCCGCTCTCCTACGATCCGAACCTCTCCGCCTGGGCCTCTCAAAACAATGCGGCGCAATGCTCAAGGGGCCTCGGGCATCACATCATGGCCAACTTCTTCCAGAACTGCGGCTACAACCAAACCTCTGTCTTCGACATTGCGATTAGCTGGATGAACTCTCCCGGACACGCCCAGAATATGCTCGCCCCCTCAGCCACTCGATTCGGCATCGCTTACGGCCCGGGCCCATACTGGACCATGAACCTGCAATAATCGATCGAGCTTCCTTCCGATCCCCGATCGACCCGGACCGGCGATCCCTCCGCCGTTGGTCCGGGTCGTTTCGCGCGCCGATCGCCCCGAGCCAAGGGCGCTTGAACCCCGGTATCACCGGATGCTAGACTCGCTGCCGATCCGGCCGCTCGGCCGACACGGAACGACTGCGCGCCGACCGGGGAATTGTCTCCCGCTGCCGCTCGATCGATCTCCGATCCCTCCCTCGACTGTTTCCTCTGGTCCTCTTGCTTCTCAGGAGAACGTTTACCATGTCCGTCGCCGCCAGCACCCCGAGCAAACTCGGCGCCACTGTCCTGCTCGGCCGGGGGCTCACGCCCGGCAAGCTTCGGGGTCTGCAACGCATCAGCAACCCGAACGGCACGCTGACGATGGTTGCCTTCGACCAGAACAGCTCCATGATCGACCTCGCCAAGAAGGGCCTCAAGGCCAAGGGCGAGGACCGCGACCCGACCTATGAAGAAATTGTCGAGGCCAAGCTCGACATGGTCCGCCACATGGCCCCGAAGGCCTCCGGCATCCTCATCGACGCCTACTACGGCGCCTGGCCCGCCATCGCCACCGGTGCTGTTCCCCCCGACCGTGGCCTGATCGTCCGCGTCGAGAAGTCCGGCGGTCCCAAAAACAAGCGTGGCGGCCCGCTCGGCTCGATCGAGCCCGGCCTCTCGGTCGAAAAGATCAAGCTCATGGGCGTCGACGTCGTCAAGCTGCTCGCCCCCTTCGAGCCAACCGAGCTCGACAGCGCTCAGCACCAGTACGACTTCATCCAGAAGATCTACGAGGACTGCCGCAAGTTCGACATCCTCATGCTGCTTGAGCCGGTCGCCTTCCCCATGGACGGCGAAAAGAAGACTGACACCAGCTTCCTCAACCGCAAGGCCGAAACCGTCATCGAGTCCGCCCGCCAGCTCTCCCGCTGGTGCGACGTCTACAAGGCCGAGTTCCCCGGGACCCTCGGCCACGAGTCCGAGGAACAGCTCCGCGACAACCTGCTCGCCCTCTCCGAGTGCAGCCAGACCCCCTGGGTCCTCCTCTCGGCAGGCGTCGACTACACCGACTACGTCACCCAGGTCAAAATGGCCATGGACTGCGGCGCCTCGGGCATCCTCGGTGGGCGGGCCTTCTGGAAGGAATACTTCCAGGAAGACGGCGCCGAGGCCCGCTCCCGCTTTGCCGCCGAAGTTGGCGCCAAGCGGGTCGAGGAGGTCGATACCATCGTCCGAGAGAGCGGCTCCCCTTGGTTCGCCAAGTACGGCCTCACTCAGGATGACTTCCTCAACATCCGGGCCGCCGAGGGATGGCACTTCCGTTATGCCCCGGGGGCCGAGTCGGCCGTCGGCAGCTCCGGTCACGTTGTCCGAGCCGGCGAGGTCTACTGACCGGTCCCGGTCTCAATCCACCGTTGCAAACGCAAGCCGGCCCCAGTGCCTCGTCGCACTGGGGCCGGTTCGTGTTTCTTAACAGAGCCCGCGGCTCAGTTCCCCGAGAACCCTTGCCGTTCCATGTCGTTGCGACCTGGCAGGCGGGGCTTCGGTCGCTCCCGTTCCGGTTTCTCCTTCTCCTTCGGTGGCTTGACTGCACCCAGCCGGAAGCCCGAATCCGGACGGAAGAAGATGCCCGACCCCGGATCAAGCAGCTCGCTCTCGTCGGTGTTCGTATTGTAACGCAAGGCGCGGGCGGTCGTCCGACTGGTCGGCTGCCCGAACGACCCCTGGCTGGCAATCGTCACCGGAGCCGAGTCGGTTCCTCTCACGAAGAAATTCGCCGTGTTCGTATCGTAAGTAATGGTGTCACCCAACAGGGTCTTGCCATCAGCCCTGGCCTGTGCCGCTCCAAACGCTTTCAGGAAGTTACGGTCGGGAATCCCCGGCACCGCCGGGTTATGCTCGACGTAAATCGTATCCCCTTCGAGCATCACCGCGTCCGAGGGCGGTCGATCAAACTCGAGGTCGTCCTGATACTGCTTGACTGCAGCCCGGATCACCCGAGCATCACCTCGGAACTCGGCCACTCGATACCCCCCTCCGGCCGTCCCGAGTTGCCCCTCGACCCCCTCGTTGAATTCGATCTTCGTCTTGGTCAGTGTCATCCGCCTTGGCGAACCCGCATCGGCTCCGGCCGGATTCCGCCCGTTCTGAGCAGCGGTCGGAATCAAGCGCCTCGCCGAGTCTCCTGATCCACCAGGCCCCCCTTCAAGCGTCGCCACCGACACACTGCCCGCCCCGTCCATCCAGAACCGATCGGCCTGACGGTCGAACGTGACCGACTCTCCCTTCGATTGCCGAAGCTCCCGGATCAACTCCCGATTCTCGTCATCTCGGACCAGGTTCCAGAGCTCGACCTGTCCCGTGCCGATGATCGACGCCAACTCCAGTTCTCGATCTCCGTCGCGGACCTCTCCATTCGTTTCAGAACCCGGCAAGGCCCGGTCGAACGACACCGGGCGATCGAAGATCACCTCCATCTCCTGGGAGGCCGATCCCGCATCGCCGTTCCTCGCCTTCACGTCCCCGAGGAATAATGCCCGTGCCGGTCCCGGCGAACCGTCAGGCTCGGCGAACTGACCGTGGAAGAACATTGCCTCCTGCCAGGTCACGATCAACGGCTCGCGGTTCTTGGCCGGGGCCTCGTCCTGATTGTCCGAGGCCAGTTCCAGCCTCCCCATGCTCGACCGATCCGACAGGTTCCAGAGCCGTCCCGGCCCCTGGATGAAGGCATAGTCGTGCGACTGGTCCACCCCGACCACCACCTTGCCGTCGGCATTCGGATCGGGGAACCCCTGAATAAACATGTCGTCAGACGCGATCGTGACCGGCCGGGTCTCCCCGTGAGCGAACAGCTTCATGCGGCCCGGCCCCACGTTCTGCAAATCGATCCCGAAATCCGCATCGACGTGAAAACCGGCCTTCTTTCCGGGCGCGGGGTCCTGATGGATCACCACGTTGTTCCGGAAGCGTGCCTCTCGAACCTCTCGAGTTCCTCCTGATCCCCCGGTCAGATCGATCCCCGGACCATTGCCCGTCACCTCAATCCGAGCCCAGACCAGATCCGCCTCGGCCGAGAAAGGCGGAGACGGTGGTTCTTCAATTCCTGATTGTCCTGCGTCAGGTCGACCGGCGACCACCGGATCCGCCGATTCGGACGCCGAGGCCCCAGCCCCAGGAGCCCCTCCCACTTGCGAAGCAAATCTCGCTCTCGGCAACGCCTGCCCCGCCGCTCCAGCCATGACATCCGAGGCCGGCATGACCTCGTTCAGATAGGTAAACACCACGTCCAACTTCTCTCGGGCGTTCAGCTCCCGACGCGGCTTCCGATCTCCGGCGACGACCATCCCGGCCGGTCCTTCCGAGCCTTCAGGAGTGACCAGATGCACGTCACCCACCGCCGAAATCCACTCGATCTGGAACGATCGACCCTTCGGTTCCCCCTCCGATCCCTGCACCGGCACCGGCCCTGCGTCCTGAGGCTTGAGGCTCACCACCACCTTATCCCGACAGGCCAGGGTCAACTGACTCGGGTCGTTCAGGATCGGCCACCCTTGCAGCGTGATGAACGTCCGAGGCGTCTCGTCCGCTGCGTCCGCTGCGGCCAGCGACGTCTCGATCACCATCTCATCCCGAGCGGTGGCCGAACGCTCGACCGGCCCATCCCGCCTCGACCGCATCTCCAGCAAAACCGGCCCCCGAGTGATGACCGTCGATCGCCCCTGTTTTTCCGGGTCGCCGTGCAAGGTCGCATCAGCCGCCAGGACGGTCACATACGAGGTCGGATTTCCCTGCTCATCCACCTCCATCCGCTCGAATTCGATCTGCTGCCCCGGGTCGGCCCGGAAGTACGACACCTCCGGCACGTTGTTCCCCGGCTTCCGGTAAATCAGCTCGTTCCCCCGACACCGGAGCCGTTCCGATTGCGACTCCAGCCAGACAACGTGCCCATCGACCCGCGCTTCGAGCAGTCGCAGGGCCCCAGAGCTTTGATCGCCGCTTGGAGGCAGAGCACCCTCGGTCACCGACGATGGGTCTTCAGCAACAGGCTCGGCCCCAGGAACGAGGATGGCGTACAGATGGTCTCCGGTAATCCGGTCCGGTTGCTCCACCCCCCGCTCGATGACGACGTTCGTCGAGAACTCTGCAATCGTTGGCGCCGGAGGCGCCGGAGGCCCGACTGGGGCCGGCATCCTCGGCTTCGGCAACTGAAGCCGCATGGAGCCGCTGGTCAGCTTCCCTGGCGTCTTCGGGGCCTCGACCCCATCGGCCGACGCCACCTGCTGCTCGGGTAAGGCGTTGCCGGGAACAAATCCAGAGCTCCCGATGTCTTCCGACGTGATCTCCACTCCTTGATTGAGCGTGACCACCTCCGCACCGGGGAAACCGCCCCCCCCGTCACCCGGCCGCAACGAAATCACCAACCCCTTGCCCCGCACCGTCACGTCGCCATCGACCAGTTGCACCTGATCATCACAGCGCAACTGCATCTGCTTCTCGAAGTATTCGGCGTAAGGAACCGTCACCACCATGTCGTCCTGCGGATCGGGAGTTCCCTTGTCGTCGAGAATCAGGACGTGTTCGTCAATCCCTTCGATCTTCGCATGGACGACATTCGGCTTCGGCCCGCCCCCCATGAAGCTGAACGGTTGGTCGAAGTCGATCACCGCCCGGTCGCCCGACATCACTTTGGTGCTGCCGTCCTTATTCGACCCCCAGATCACGGCAAACGGAGCCAGTACGATCCGCTTGCGGTCCTGGTCGTCGGGAAAGTCGAGCGTGCTCCAGTACATCCAGTAGCCGCGATCATTGTTGTAATACTTCGTCACATCACTGACCGTCCCACTGGTCCAGTGATGCTCACCGAAAACCCGAAGGGCCAGTTCCGTCGCCTGCTGGGCGCCGAGCGACGCCGAAGGCCTCAGGTCGAACCGAGCCTTCGCAATGGGAATCGACGGTTGGACCCGAGCGGAGACGATCGAATACCCGTACTCGTAGCCGAAATATCCGGCCAGGAGCAGAGCAAACGTGATCACAGTTCGAACAGTTCGGGTCATGACGTCGGTCCGCATCCGGTCTGCAATGCGCTTCGGCCCCCAGGTGTGCCGACGCGAACCCATGACTCAAGACAAAGGCACCGCAACCACCATTGCGAGCACGTACGGAACCTTCGGCACGGGGACTGGGGCAGCACGGTCGGCTCCGGCATCCGGCGGCCTCACGGTTCGAGGTCGTCGGCCTCCAGGCCGATCAGGTCGGTGATGTCCACCAGTCCCACCAGCCGCCGTTCCGCATCGACGACTGGTAACTCGCTCAGTTTCCGCGACCGTAGCAATTCGACCGCCTCGGCAATCGTCGCATCGACCGATACGACGACCGGATTTGCCGTCATCACCTCGCTGATCGCCCGGTCCAGCCACTGTTCACGCCTCAGCTCAAAGAGCCGGGCGAGATCACTGTCAGTGAAGATGCCAAGCAATTGCCTCTCATCGTTCACCACCAGAACCGCCCCGCTCCGTCGTCGAGCTCCTCCCAGCCTCACGAAAACCTCTCGGACCGACTCGCCCGGTTGTGCCGTCCGCACGTGCGAACCGGTTCGCATCAGGTCTTCGACTCGACTCAGCTTCCGTCCCAGGCTGCCCCCGGGATGGTAGCGAAGGAAGTCTTCGGGCCCGAAGGCCTTCATCCGGCTGACCAGTAACGCAAGAGCGTCTCCCACGGCCATCATCGCGGTCGTGCTCGCCGACGGGGCCAGGCCAAGCGGGCAGGCCTCGGCAATCGACCCAAGCGTGATGCACAAGTCGGCCCCCCGTCCGAGCGTACTGGTCGGGCTTGCGGTCAGGGCGATCAACCCTGCGCCGAGCTGCCGGATGGAGGGAATCAACCGCGTCACTTCCTCCGTTTCGCCACTCTGCGAGAGTGCGAGTACGAGGTCGCCCGATCGAATACGCCCCAGATCGCCGTGAACGGCATCGCCGGGGTGCAAGGGGAAGGCCGTTGTTCCGGTCGAGGCCAGCGTGGCTGCGAGCTTCTGGCCCACGAGTCCCGCCTTCCCCATCCCCGTCACCACGACATTCCCTTGACACCGGAAAATGCAATCGGCCGCCTCGACAA contains:
- a CDS encoding CAP domain-containing protein, whose protein sequence is MIKTTWTLAAALILTLAPAIPTEALATERCDASVPLRDDALGFAVLEILPDHTPWTEPEPEPEPEASLPAADQGYGDPYGFSAIINNYRASAGLPPLSYDPNLSAWASQNNAAQCSRGLGHHIMANFFQNCGYNQTSVFDIAISWMNSPGHAQNMLAPSATRFGIAYGPGPYWTMNLQ
- a CDS encoding tagatose 1,6-diphosphate aldolase, with the translated sequence MSVAASTPSKLGATVLLGRGLTPGKLRGLQRISNPNGTLTMVAFDQNSSMIDLAKKGLKAKGEDRDPTYEEIVEAKLDMVRHMAPKASGILIDAYYGAWPAIATGAVPPDRGLIVRVEKSGGPKNKRGGPLGSIEPGLSVEKIKLMGVDVVKLLAPFEPTELDSAQHQYDFIQKIYEDCRKFDILMLLEPVAFPMDGEKKTDTSFLNRKAETVIESARQLSRWCDVYKAEFPGTLGHESEEQLRDNLLALSECSQTPWVLLSAGVDYTDYVTQVKMAMDCGASGILGGRAFWKEYFQEDGAEARSRFAAEVGAKRVEEVDTIVRESGSPWFAKYGLTQDDFLNIRAAEGWHFRYAPGAESAVGSSGHVVRAGEVY
- a CDS encoding KpsF/GutQ family sugar-phosphate isomerase, whose amino-acid sequence is MATVLDATTLATASDALAFARDVLRLESEAIDRVCDQLDEALVEAADCIFRCQGNVVVTGMGKAGLVGQKLAATLASTGTTAFPLHPGDAVHGDLGRIRSGDLVLALSQSGETEEVTRLIPSIRQLGAGLIALTASPTSTLGRGADLCITLGSIAEACPLGLAPSASTTAMMAVGDALALLVSRMKAFGPEDFLRYHPGGSLGRKLSRVEDLMRTGSHVRTAQPGESVREVFVRLGGARRRSGAVLVVNDERQLLGIFTDSDLARLFELRREQWLDRAISEVMTANPVVVSVDATIAEAVELLRSRKLSELPVVDAERRLVGLVDITDLIGLEADDLEP